One window of the Chryseotalea sp. WA131a genome contains the following:
- a CDS encoding (d)CMP kinase has protein sequence MKKIIIAIDGYSACGKSTTAKEVAKELGYRYIDSGAMYRAVTLYFLDHLVTPTNPREVSKALFDIHLAFQVNAKGISELFMNGVNVEKAIRKMRVSENVSQVSVVKEVRDAMVAIQRKLGKDKGIVMDGRDIGSVVFPDAELKLFLTADIQVRAYRRQRELLEKDELVEIDAIIENLKKRDLIDSTRKESPLVKAADAYVIDTTHITIEEQVDEVIRFTLSKIAKALKTKS, from the coding sequence ATGAAAAAAATAATAATCGCCATTGATGGGTATTCTGCTTGCGGTAAAAGCACCACTGCCAAAGAGGTAGCGAAAGAGTTAGGGTATCGCTACATCGACTCCGGTGCCATGTACCGCGCGGTTACTCTTTATTTTTTAGACCATTTGGTTACGCCCACCAATCCACGTGAAGTGAGCAAAGCATTGTTCGATATTCATTTGGCATTTCAGGTCAATGCAAAAGGTATTTCAGAACTTTTTATGAATGGGGTGAATGTTGAGAAAGCGATTCGCAAAATGCGTGTCTCTGAAAATGTGAGCCAAGTTAGTGTTGTCAAAGAAGTTCGAGATGCGATGGTGGCCATTCAACGCAAGTTGGGTAAAGACAAAGGTATTGTAATGGATGGGCGCGATATTGGCTCGGTTGTTTTTCCGGATGCTGAACTGAAACTTTTTTTAACTGCTGATATTCAAGTGCGGGCCTATCGAAGACAGCGTGAATTGTTAGAAAAAGACGAATTGGTAGAGATTGATGCCATCATCGAGAACTTGAAAAAGAGAGATTTGATCGATAGCACCCGGAAAGAGAGTCCACTGGTAAAGGCTGCCGATGCCTACGTCATTGATACCACCCATATCACGATTGAGGAGCAGGTAGACGAAGTGATTAGATTTACTTTGTCAAAGATAGCAAAAGCCCTTAAAACGAAGAGTTAA
- a CDS encoding Na(+)-translocating NADH-quinone reductase subunit A, translating into MGKFIRLKKGFSINLVGKASTKVVDIDQSETVVIKPTDFYGIYMPKVMVNVGDSVKAGTPLFHDKRHEQIVFTAPVSGEIVEVKRGEKRKLLEIKILADKKVEFESFKKYSVSDINNASASELKAQLMASGVWTNLVQRPFGVVADPNAAPKAIHISAFDTHPLAPDYSILFNGQDQFFQVGIDVLKKLTSGAVHVNTHATSEIATVFSQVKGAEVNKFSGPHPAGCVGVQIHHLDPINKGDVVWTISPAGVIQIGKLFLQGIYDASKLVALTGSEVKNPQYYKTYTGASVKRFIDGNLTNDHVRVISGNALTGTAIGKDGHLGFFDQQITVLPEGDYAEFVGWITPGKRKLSFHRSIGLFSFLSPSKERVVDTNTHGEPRAFVQSGIFEQVTPMDVLPTHLLKSILAQDIDEMEALGIYEVVEEDLALCEFVDVSKHNVQEIIREGIELVQNS; encoded by the coding sequence ATGGGCAAATTCATCCGTCTTAAAAAAGGTTTTTCCATCAATTTGGTTGGCAAGGCATCAACCAAGGTGGTTGACATAGACCAATCCGAAACCGTTGTTATTAAACCCACCGACTTTTATGGCATTTACATGCCTAAAGTAATGGTCAATGTGGGCGATTCCGTGAAAGCAGGTACACCACTTTTTCACGATAAGCGTCACGAGCAAATCGTGTTTACTGCCCCCGTGAGTGGTGAAATTGTGGAAGTGAAGCGCGGTGAGAAACGCAAACTATTGGAAATTAAAATTTTGGCTGATAAAAAGGTAGAGTTTGAGAGCTTTAAAAAGTATTCGGTATCTGATATCAACAATGCTTCGGCCAGTGAATTGAAAGCACAATTGATGGCATCAGGCGTGTGGACGAATTTGGTTCAGCGCCCTTTTGGCGTGGTAGCAGATCCGAACGCAGCCCCGAAAGCCATACATATCTCCGCTTTTGACACGCACCCGCTCGCACCTGATTACAGCATTTTGTTTAATGGTCAAGACCAATTTTTTCAAGTAGGTATTGATGTATTAAAAAAATTAACTTCGGGGGCAGTACATGTAAACACACATGCGACTAGCGAGATTGCCACCGTTTTTTCACAAGTAAAAGGTGCGGAAGTAAATAAATTTTCGGGGCCACACCCTGCTGGTTGCGTAGGTGTTCAAATTCACCATCTCGACCCCATCAACAAAGGTGATGTTGTGTGGACCATTAGCCCTGCGGGGGTCATTCAAATCGGAAAATTGTTTTTGCAAGGAATTTATGATGCTTCAAAGCTGGTGGCTTTAACAGGGTCTGAGGTAAAGAATCCGCAATATTACAAAACCTATACGGGTGCTTCCGTTAAGCGATTCATTGACGGAAATTTAACAAACGACCATGTCCGTGTGATTTCAGGCAATGCACTGACAGGAACAGCCATTGGCAAAGATGGCCACCTCGGATTTTTCGATCAACAAATTACCGTACTTCCAGAAGGTGACTATGCGGAATTTGTTGGGTGGATTACACCCGGAAAAAGAAAACTTAGCTTCCACCGCTCTATCGGGTTGTTTTCGTTCCTATCACCATCAAAGGAACGGGTGGTAGACACCAATACACATGGTGAACCGCGTGCATTTGTTCAATCAGGTATTTTTGAGCAAGTTACGCCTATGGATGTTTTGCCAACTCATTTGTTGAAAAGCATTTTGGCGCAAGATATTGATGAGATGGAAGCCTTGGGTATTTATGAAGTGGTAGAAGAAGATTTGGCATTATGCGAATTTGTAGATGTGTCCAAGCACAATGTGCAGGAGATTATTCGCGAGGGAATAGAATTAGTTCAAAATAGTTAA
- a CDS encoding NADH:ubiquinone reductase (Na(+)-transporting) subunit B produces MKFLEHQIEKIKPHFMKGGKWEKHYYSFEALETFLFAPATTNGAKGAQIRDAIDLKRLMMTVIISMVPCLLFGIWNVGHQHFLAIGQAGASLGDKIMVGAIQVLPIVVVSYGVGLGIEFVFATIRRHPVNEGFLVTGMLIPLVMPPDIPLWQVALATAFAVIIGKEAFGGTGMNVMNVALTARAFLYFAYPTDISGSVWTYLGDAKAVAGYSGATPLSIAADAATTGTNVVSQLNSFGSGWNEGVFSFTNMFMGIMPGCIGETSTLMCLIGAFILIATGAGSWKVIVSVFGGAYAMGLFLNILGGNAFMEMPAHYHLVIGGLAFGAVFMATDPVTASQTETGKWIYGALIGMFTVMIRVFNPAYPEGIMLAILLMNVFAPLIDYYVVSANKNRRLKRATV; encoded by the coding sequence ATGAAGTTTTTAGAACATCAGATTGAAAAAATCAAGCCTCACTTTATGAAGGGAGGCAAGTGGGAGAAGCATTATTATTCTTTCGAAGCATTGGAAACATTTTTGTTTGCCCCGGCTACCACCAACGGAGCAAAGGGTGCACAAATTCGCGATGCCATCGATTTGAAGCGATTGATGATGACCGTTATCATCTCCATGGTGCCATGCTTGCTTTTTGGTATTTGGAATGTTGGCCACCAACACTTTTTGGCTATCGGCCAGGCGGGCGCATCGTTGGGCGATAAAATTATGGTGGGTGCCATTCAAGTTTTGCCGATTGTGGTGGTATCCTATGGGGTTGGTCTTGGAATTGAGTTTGTTTTTGCAACCATTCGTAGACATCCGGTAAACGAAGGATTTCTGGTAACGGGTATGTTGATACCGTTGGTGATGCCCCCCGACATTCCACTTTGGCAAGTAGCTCTTGCTACTGCTTTTGCGGTAATCATCGGCAAAGAAGCATTTGGCGGAACGGGCATGAACGTGATGAACGTGGCGTTAACGGCTCGCGCTTTTCTATACTTTGCGTACCCAACCGATATTTCAGGTAGCGTGTGGACCTATTTGGGCGATGCCAAGGCGGTGGCCGGATATTCAGGGGCAACTCCGTTATCAATCGCGGCTGATGCAGCGACCACTGGCACCAATGTAGTTTCACAACTCAATTCATTTGGGTCAGGTTGGAACGAAGGCGTATTCTCGTTCACCAATATGTTTATGGGCATCATGCCCGGTTGCATTGGAGAGACGTCTACTTTAATGTGCTTGATTGGTGCTTTTATCTTAATCGCTACGGGAGCAGGAAGCTGGAAAGTAATTGTAAGCGTGTTTGGTGGTGCTTATGCAATGGGCTTGTTCTTGAATATTTTAGGAGGCAATGCCTTTATGGAAATGCCCGCTCATTATCACTTGGTGATTGGCGGGTTGGCATTCGGTGCTGTCTTCATGGCAACAGATCCGGTAACGGCTTCACAAACAGAAACAGGGAAGTGGATTTATGGTGCTTTAATTGGTATGTTTACAGTAATGATTCGTGTATTTAACCCTGCTTACCCGGAAGGTATCATGTTGGCGATTTTGTTGATGAACGTGTTCGCTCCGCTCATCGATTATTATGTAGTAAGTGCAAACAAAAACAGAAGATTAAAACGTGCGACAGTCTAA
- the nqrC gene encoding NADH:ubiquinone reductase (Na(+)-transporting) subunit C, translating to MRQSNLYIVLYAAAITVVCGGALAIASQSLKPLQDANIELERKKNILSTVMELKDGDDVEKLYASRVKERVIDFNGNVKSGMKASTVVIAEQYKLKPEERLLPVYEFRNQADTSKIDNAVMPVYGYGLWNNIWGFVALQSDLNTVQGVKFEHAGETPGLGARITSEDIQSRYKGKMVFDGENVLSVVMQKGEGFDYSSDPHKVDGMSGATLTGKGVNNMLKDYFACYQNYLKKNKKTASLN from the coding sequence GTGCGACAGTCTAATTTATACATCGTATTATATGCTGCTGCTATCACGGTAGTGTGTGGTGGCGCATTGGCCATTGCCTCGCAAAGCTTAAAACCTTTGCAAGATGCCAACATCGAGTTGGAAAGAAAGAAAAATATTCTCTCCACCGTAATGGAACTAAAAGACGGGGATGATGTGGAGAAATTATATGCTTCGCGCGTAAAGGAAAGAGTGATTGACTTTAACGGTAACGTAAAGTCTGGCATGAAAGCAAGCACGGTGGTAATAGCCGAGCAGTACAAATTGAAACCCGAAGAACGCTTGTTGCCTGTTTACGAATTTCGCAACCAAGCCGATACGTCTAAAATAGACAATGCGGTAATGCCGGTGTATGGATATGGACTATGGAACAACATTTGGGGCTTTGTGGCCTTGCAGTCTGATCTGAACACTGTGCAAGGCGTAAAGTTTGAGCACGCAGGCGAAACGCCTGGCTTGGGTGCGCGCATCACGTCCGAAGATATTCAATCGCGCTACAAAGGCAAGATGGTATTTGATGGCGAGAATGTTTTATCGGTGGTCATGCAAAAAGGTGAAGGCTTTGACTACTCCTCTGACCCGCACAAAGTAGACGGAATGTCGGGTGCTACCCTTACAGGAAAAGGAGTTAACAATATGTTGAAAGACTATTTTGCCTGCTACCAAAACTATTTGAAGAAAAATAAAAAGACCGCATCACTTAACTAA
- a CDS encoding NADH:ubiquinone reductase (Na(+)-transporting) subunit D, which yields MSTETAEVEVVEKKSEPLFSKKNKKLLTNPLDIDNPITVQILGVCSALAVTTQMKPAFVMSLGLMIVTASSNVVISMMRNSIPSRIRIIVQLAVVSLWVILVDQILKAYVYDVSKQLSVFVGLIITNCIVMGRLEAFAMGNKPWPSFIDGIGNGLGYGIILMMVAFVRELFGGGSLFGFKVWESMGLHYTGNGLLLLPAGACILVGIVIWIQRTLNGHREAH from the coding sequence ATGAGTACCGAAACCGCAGAAGTAGAAGTTGTAGAGAAAAAGTCGGAGCCACTTTTCTCCAAGAAAAACAAAAAGTTATTGACCAATCCGTTGGACATTGACAATCCTATCACCGTGCAGATTTTGGGTGTGTGTTCGGCTTTGGCGGTAACCACGCAAATGAAGCCAGCCTTTGTGATGTCACTTGGATTGATGATTGTAACCGCATCTTCCAACGTGGTTATTTCAATGATGCGCAATTCAATTCCTTCACGCATTCGTATCATCGTTCAGTTGGCGGTAGTTTCCTTATGGGTAATTTTAGTTGATCAGATTTTGAAAGCGTATGTGTATGATGTATCGAAGCAGCTTTCAGTCTTTGTAGGATTGATCATTACCAACTGTATTGTCATGGGGCGATTGGAAGCTTTCGCGATGGGCAACAAACCTTGGCCGTCATTTATAGATGGAATTGGAAATGGTTTGGGCTATGGAATTATTCTAATGATGGTAGCTTTTGTGCGTGAGTTATTTGGTGGAGGCAGTTTGTTTGGGTTTAAGGTTTGGGAAAGCATGGGCTTGCACTATACAGGCAATGGATTGTTGTTGTTGCCAGCGGGCGCGTGTATTTTGGTAGGCATTGTTATTTGGATTCAACGTACGTTAAACGGCCACAGAGAGGCTCATTAA
- the nqrE gene encoding NADH:ubiquinone reductase (Na(+)-transporting) subunit E, translating to MENLVNIGIRSIFIDNMIFAYFLGMCSFLAISKKVKTAVGLGVAVVFVIGITVPINWIIQNKVLVPGSLAWLGDDFKNVDLGFLQFIVFISVIAAITQLTEMAVEKFSPALYGTLGIFLPLIAVNCSVLGAALFMVGRPYNLAEATVFGLGSGIGWMLAIVALAGVREKMKYSNVPAPLRGLGITFILVGLMSLGFLSFLGFSL from the coding sequence ATGGAAAATTTAGTAAACATTGGTATTCGCTCGATTTTTATCGACAACATGATTTTCGCTTACTTTTTGGGAATGTGTTCTTTCTTGGCCATTTCCAAAAAAGTAAAAACGGCCGTGGGTTTAGGCGTAGCAGTCGTGTTTGTAATTGGTATAACGGTGCCGATCAATTGGATTATTCAAAATAAGGTTTTGGTTCCTGGCTCGTTGGCTTGGTTAGGTGATGATTTTAAAAATGTCGATTTAGGCTTTTTGCAGTTCATTGTTTTTATTTCAGTTATTGCAGCGATCACCCAGTTGACTGAAATGGCCGTGGAGAAATTCTCTCCCGCGCTTTATGGAACCTTAGGTATTTTCCTTCCATTGATTGCGGTAAACTGCTCGGTGTTAGGTGCTGCGTTGTTCATGGTTGGACGTCCGTATAATTTGGCAGAAGCAACCGTGTTTGGGTTGGGCTCTGGAATTGGCTGGATGCTGGCGATTGTAGCATTGGCAGGAGTGCGCGAGAAGATGAAATATTCAAATGTGCCTGCACCTTTGAGAGGCTTGGGGATTACCTTTATTTTAGTAGGCTTGATGTCGTTGGGCTTTTTAAGTTTCCTCGGCTTCTCGTTGTAA
- a CDS encoding DUF502 domain-containing protein, with amino-acid sequence MKAIFGRIVRYFFNGTLFIVPLVATVYFVFVSFQWLDSRLNLPYPGVGFVIILSVITLFGYFTSNFAFKTFSTWFDQGMNRIPLVKLIYSAVKDLLAAFVGDKRKFDKPVLVTINKENNLHRIGFITQEDLSELGLKDMVVVYFPQSYAVAGDHFVIPSSSVKPLNISGPVAMKFIVSGGISGFNEG; translated from the coding sequence ATGAAAGCTATATTCGGTAGGATCGTTCGCTACTTTTTTAATGGAACATTATTCATTGTTCCGTTGGTAGCCACTGTGTACTTTGTTTTTGTATCCTTTCAATGGTTGGATAGCCGACTGAACTTGCCCTATCCAGGGGTAGGGTTTGTCATTATCCTTTCGGTGATTACCCTGTTCGGTTATTTCACCTCTAACTTTGCTTTCAAAACGTTCTCCACTTGGTTCGACCAAGGTATGAACCGCATACCCTTGGTGAAGTTGATTTATTCTGCAGTAAAAGATTTGCTTGCCGCTTTTGTGGGTGACAAACGGAAATTTGACAAGCCTGTGCTAGTAACCATTAATAAAGAGAACAACCTTCATCGGATTGGTTTTATCACGCAAGAAGATTTATCGGAATTGGGATTGAAAGACATGGTAGTGGTTTATTTCCCCCAATCTTACGCGGTGGCAGGCGACCATTTTGTGATTCCCAGTAGCAGCGTAAAGCCCCTCAATATTTCTGGCCCGGTGGCGATGAAGTTTATTGTGAGTGGAGGAATTTCAGGGTTTAATGAAGGTTGA
- the mnmA gene encoding tRNA 2-thiouridine(34) synthase MnmA → MNKRVVVGLSGGVDSSVAAYLLKEQGYEVIGMFMKNWHDDSVTISNECPWLDDSNDAMIVAQHLGIPFQAIDLSAEYKTRIVDYMFAEYKAGRTPNPDVLCNREIKFDVFLEAAIKLGADFVATGHYCRKGILEKGGKEIFQLLAGKDPNKDQSYFLCQLTQAQLVKALFPIGELLKPEVREIAKKAGLATAEKKDSQGLCFIGKVHLPDFLQQRLEPKKGKVIEVPADRATFSNGWADDDLENLTKPYALQPSMGEVVGEHNGAHFYTIGQRRGLNIGGYEKPLFVIGTDTNKNVIYTGSGDDHPGLYRKGLFIPIADVHWVRTDLKLAVGESKKYVARIRYRQPLENCTLHQKENGLYIIFEKAQRGVTPGQFAAWYKGDELVGSGVIS, encoded by the coding sequence ATGAATAAAAGAGTTGTAGTAGGTCTATCCGGTGGAGTTGATTCAAGCGTAGCAGCTTATTTACTGAAGGAGCAAGGCTACGAAGTGATTGGCATGTTCATGAAAAACTGGCATGATGATTCTGTAACCATCAGCAACGAATGCCCTTGGCTGGATGATAGCAACGATGCGATGATTGTGGCGCAGCATTTGGGCATTCCGTTTCAGGCCATTGACTTAAGTGCCGAATACAAAACGCGTATTGTGGATTACATGTTTGCCGAATACAAAGCGGGGCGCACACCCAATCCTGATGTATTGTGCAATCGCGAAATTAAGTTTGATGTATTTTTAGAAGCAGCCATAAAACTGGGTGCCGATTTTGTAGCCACTGGCCATTACTGCCGAAAAGGGATTCTTGAAAAAGGCGGAAAAGAAATTTTTCAACTACTGGCAGGCAAAGACCCCAACAAAGACCAAAGCTATTTTTTATGTCAACTCACACAAGCCCAACTTGTGAAAGCATTATTCCCCATTGGTGAATTGCTAAAACCCGAAGTACGAGAAATTGCGAAGAAAGCAGGATTGGCCACAGCCGAGAAAAAAGATTCGCAAGGATTGTGCTTTATCGGCAAAGTACACTTGCCCGACTTTTTGCAACAACGACTGGAGCCCAAGAAAGGTAAAGTAATTGAAGTGCCTGCTGATAGGGCAACGTTTAGTAATGGCTGGGCGGATGATGATTTAGAAAATCTCACCAAGCCGTACGCGTTGCAACCCAGTATGGGCGAAGTGGTGGGCGAACACAACGGTGCGCATTTCTATACCATTGGCCAACGCAGGGGCTTAAACATTGGCGGTTACGAAAAACCGTTGTTTGTGATCGGCACTGATACCAATAAGAATGTAATCTATACCGGAAGCGGAGATGACCATCCTGGATTGTATCGAAAAGGTTTATTTATTCCAATAGCCGATGTGCATTGGGTGCGAACGGATTTGAAACTTGCCGTTGGAGAAAGTAAAAAATATGTAGCTCGCATTCGCTATCGCCAACCCTTAGAGAATTGCACTCTTCATCAAAAAGAAAATGGGTTATACATTATTTTTGAAAAAGCGCAACGGGGCGTTACACCTGGGCAGTTCGCGGCTTGGTATAAGGGCGATGAGTTGGTGGGATCGGGCGTGATTTCCTAA
- a CDS encoding TlpA family protein disulfide reductase, with amino-acid sequence MRFLIALLIVSLLFSCSKPVELKTGNWRGIIQLQGQDLPFTFSVEKKGNQYQAYLRNATEQLLLDEISIEGDSIKMKLHIFDASLSAKIDGDQLKGIFIKNYNTAGNLPFTATWGEDFRFAKKNDNQSPDFSGTYQLEFNDEKETYPSVGIFKQQGNYLTGTFLTPTGDYRYLEGNVVDGQLKLSTFDGNHAFIFSAKLEGDSLKGDFYSGHASHETFKGIRNEKATLPNAESLTFLKEGFDKINFSFPDVEHNMISPSDKKFANKVLILQIFGTWCPNCMDETKFLTQWYNENKDRGVEILGLAYERKDDFDYASERVRKMKAKLNVPYEFVIAGTSDKEKAAETLPMLNKVIAFPTTIFIGKDGKVKHIRTGFEGPGTGIYYEQFKERFNQVINELLAENPA; translated from the coding sequence ATGCGCTTTTTAATTGCTCTTTTAATCGTTTCTCTCCTGTTTTCTTGCTCTAAGCCAGTTGAATTAAAAACAGGCAATTGGCGAGGCATTATCCAACTACAAGGTCAAGATCTGCCTTTTACCTTTTCAGTTGAGAAAAAGGGAAATCAGTATCAAGCCTATCTGCGCAATGCAACTGAGCAATTGCTACTGGATGAAATTTCCATTGAAGGCGATTCCATAAAAATGAAACTGCATATTTTCGATGCTTCTCTTTCTGCAAAAATAGATGGTGATCAACTCAAAGGCATTTTTATAAAAAATTACAATACTGCTGGCAATCTGCCCTTCACTGCAACATGGGGAGAAGATTTTCGCTTTGCAAAAAAGAATGATAACCAATCGCCCGATTTTTCAGGAACGTATCAACTCGAATTCAACGATGAAAAAGAAACCTATCCCTCAGTAGGAATTTTCAAACAACAAGGCAATTACCTGACGGGAACATTCCTAACGCCCACTGGCGACTACCGTTACTTGGAAGGAAATGTAGTTGATGGCCAATTAAAGTTAAGTACGTTCGATGGAAACCATGCATTTATTTTCTCCGCCAAATTAGAGGGCGATTCCCTTAAAGGTGATTTCTACTCAGGTCACGCTTCGCACGAGACATTCAAAGGAATAAGAAATGAAAAGGCCACCTTGCCAAATGCAGAGTCGCTTACTTTTTTGAAAGAGGGCTTTGATAAAATCAACTTCAGCTTTCCAGATGTAGAGCACAATATGATTAGCCCATCAGACAAAAAATTCGCCAACAAAGTATTGATCCTTCAAATTTTCGGAACGTGGTGCCCCAATTGCATGGACGAAACAAAATTTTTAACGCAGTGGTACAACGAGAACAAAGACCGTGGAGTAGAAATATTGGGACTTGCTTACGAGCGAAAAGACGACTTTGATTACGCTAGTGAACGAGTAAGAAAGATGAAGGCCAAATTGAACGTGCCTTACGAATTTGTGATCGCAGGCACAAGCGACAAAGAAAAAGCAGCCGAAACATTGCCCATGCTAAATAAAGTGATTGCCTTCCCTACTACCATTTTTATTGGTAAAGATGGAAAAGTAAAACACATTCGCACGGGGTTTGAAGGCCCCGGCACGGGAATTTATTATGAACAGTTTAAAGAGCGGTTTAATCAGGTTATCAATGAACTTTTAGCGGAGAATCCTGCTTAG
- a CDS encoding CoA transferase: MQSKEMFAGLRVLELASVLAGPSVGQFFAELGAEVIKVENPRTGGDITRSWKSAGEETGDRSAYFCCCNWGKKSVALDLGIVKDLELVKKLAKQTDIVIASYKPGDAEKLGVSHAQLKMINPKLIYGQITGYGSDDNRVGYDAVIQAESGFMDLNGEKEGTPVKMPVALIDILAAHHLKEGLLLALLKREKTGEGSLVEVSLIQAALSSLANQATNWLIAKKLPTRQGSAHPNIAPYGDSFLTKDGKRILLAVGSDRQFTDLVNMLGIEDHVLDLGNWALEIKFLTNQQRVENRPELNKILAKAIAGLEAKELIERINRLKIPAGLIQNMKEAFSTNAATEILIRSGDLTGVKNFVGHLSNIESPNVGLLPPPHLGEHTEEIVGMVNETL; this comes from the coding sequence ATGCAAAGTAAAGAAATGTTCGCGGGACTACGAGTTTTAGAGCTAGCTTCTGTGCTGGCCGGCCCCAGTGTGGGGCAATTTTTTGCTGAGCTTGGCGCAGAGGTAATAAAAGTAGAAAATCCTCGAACTGGTGGAGACATAACCCGAAGCTGGAAAAGTGCAGGTGAAGAAACGGGCGACCGCTCGGCCTATTTCTGCTGTTGCAATTGGGGCAAGAAGTCGGTGGCATTGGATTTGGGTATTGTAAAAGATTTGGAGCTGGTGAAGAAATTAGCTAAGCAAACTGATATAGTGATTGCCAGCTATAAACCGGGTGATGCGGAGAAATTAGGTGTTAGCCATGCGCAACTAAAAATGATTAACCCGAAGCTAATTTACGGGCAAATTACTGGCTATGGAAGCGATGATAACCGAGTGGGGTATGATGCTGTGATTCAAGCAGAGTCTGGTTTTATGGATTTGAATGGAGAAAAGGAGGGTACACCCGTAAAGATGCCGGTTGCCTTGATTGATATTTTGGCAGCGCATCATTTGAAGGAAGGATTGTTGTTAGCATTATTGAAACGAGAAAAAACTGGAGAAGGAAGTTTAGTGGAGGTGTCACTGATACAAGCAGCTCTTTCTTCGTTGGCCAACCAAGCCACCAATTGGTTGATAGCAAAAAAACTGCCTACCCGTCAAGGTTCTGCGCATCCGAATATCGCACCTTATGGTGATTCCTTTTTAACGAAGGATGGCAAGCGTATTCTTTTGGCGGTGGGAAGCGATCGGCAGTTTACTGATTTAGTTAACATGTTAGGGATTGAAGATCACGTATTGGATTTAGGAAACTGGGCGTTGGAAATAAAATTTTTAACCAATCAACAACGTGTGGAGAACAGGCCAGAGCTCAATAAAATTTTAGCTAAAGCCATTGCTGGGTTGGAAGCAAAGGAGTTAATCGAGAGAATTAATCGACTAAAGATACCGGCCGGACTCATTCAAAACATGAAAGAAGCATTTTCTACCAATGCAGCAACGGAAATTTTGATTCGTTCTGGAGATTTGACTGGAGTAAAAAACTTTGTCGGTCATTTATCGAATATTGAATCGCCAAATGTTGGCTTGCTTCCGCCACCACACTTAGGAGAGCATACGGAGGAAATTGTGGGAATGGTAAATGAAACTTTATAA